One Bacillus sp. FJAT-52991 genomic region harbors:
- a CDS encoding bifunctional homocysteine S-methyltransferase/methylenetetrahydrofolate reductase, giving the protein MSILDRLKHEVLTADGAMGTLLYSYGIDFCYEELNVEKREVIEQIHLDYIKAGADVIQTNSYGANAYKLARYGLEHRVRELNKASMQIAKKAVAPNGRFVLGTIGGIRGMRKSSVTLTEIEAAIREQADSLLSEQPDGLLFETYYDFDELTTVLKMIRPLTDLPLIAQVSMHEPGVLQNGMALNKALHHLEGLGADIVGVNCRLGPHHTIQALEEVALPEKAFLSAYPNASLLDVEDGRIVYESEADYFGQAAVKLRNEGVRLIGGCCGTTPKHIEATKKALAGLPPITEKKVKAEQPIIIKETAAPSLPRLHEKVKTERTIIVELDTPKQLDTNAYIEGAKALHETGIAAVTMADNSLASPRVSNLAIASLLKMNHHIRPLVHITCRDRNLIGLQSHLMGLHALGLHDVLAITGDPTKIGDFPGATSVYDVSSLELIQLIKQMNEGISFSGKPFKQKANFSVAAAFNPNVRVLDRAVKRLEKKIECGADYFITQPVFTKEKIIEVYEATKHLPTPIFIGIMPLTNSRNAEFLHHEVPGIKLADETLQRMKACEGDREASAREGVNIAKELIDTAAKLFNGIYLITPFLRYEMSIQLINYIEQLDGKIKERGIAHVQSTSN; this is encoded by the coding sequence ATGAGCATTTTAGATCGGTTGAAACATGAAGTATTAACCGCAGACGGAGCGATGGGAACGCTGCTTTATTCATATGGAATTGATTTTTGCTATGAAGAATTAAATGTGGAAAAACGAGAAGTGATTGAACAAATTCACCTTGATTATATAAAAGCAGGGGCCGATGTCATTCAAACGAATTCCTATGGGGCCAATGCCTATAAACTAGCTCGTTATGGCTTAGAGCATCGCGTGCGAGAATTGAATAAAGCTTCCATGCAAATTGCCAAAAAAGCGGTAGCCCCAAATGGTCGCTTTGTGCTAGGAACAATTGGCGGCATACGTGGCATGCGTAAAAGCAGCGTGACGTTAACAGAAATTGAAGCAGCGATTCGTGAACAAGCGGACAGTCTTTTATCAGAACAACCGGACGGCCTCCTCTTTGAAACGTATTATGACTTTGATGAGTTAACGACCGTGTTGAAAATGATTCGCCCCCTTACCGATCTTCCGCTCATTGCCCAAGTATCGATGCATGAGCCGGGTGTACTTCAAAACGGTATGGCACTAAATAAGGCGCTTCATCATCTCGAAGGATTAGGAGCGGATATCGTTGGAGTAAACTGCCGGCTCGGTCCTCATCATACGATTCAAGCGTTAGAAGAAGTGGCACTGCCAGAGAAAGCCTTTCTATCTGCTTATCCAAATGCCAGTCTACTAGATGTAGAGGACGGGCGAATTGTTTATGAATCAGAAGCAGACTACTTCGGGCAAGCGGCGGTAAAACTTCGCAATGAAGGAGTTCGGTTAATCGGCGGGTGTTGCGGGACGACGCCAAAACATATCGAAGCGACGAAAAAGGCGCTCGCTGGTCTCCCTCCCATCACCGAAAAAAAAGTGAAAGCGGAACAACCAATTATCATTAAAGAAACAGCCGCTCCGTCACTTCCACGCCTACATGAAAAAGTGAAAACGGAACGAACGATTATTGTTGAACTAGACACACCAAAACAATTGGATACAAATGCATATATTGAAGGGGCTAAAGCTCTTCACGAAACAGGCATCGCAGCTGTGACGATGGCAGATAATTCACTGGCTTCCCCGCGAGTAAGCAACCTCGCCATCGCGTCCCTATTGAAAATGAACCATCATATTCGCCCGCTTGTCCACATAACATGCCGCGATCGCAATTTGATCGGACTGCAATCTCATTTAATGGGATTGCATGCACTAGGCTTGCATGATGTGCTAGCAATCACTGGCGACCCGACAAAAATTGGCGACTTCCCAGGGGCGACTTCTGTTTATGACGTATCAAGCTTAGAACTCATTCAATTGATTAAACAAATGAATGAAGGCATATCTTTTTCCGGAAAACCATTTAAACAAAAAGCAAATTTTTCCGTCGCCGCTGCCTTCAATCCAAATGTGCGTGTGCTCGACCGAGCGGTGAAGCGACTGGAGAAAAAAATCGAATGCGGGGCCGATTATTTTATTACCCAACCTGTATTTACAAAGGAAAAAATCATCGAAGTGTACGAAGCAACGAAGCATTTGCCGACACCTATTTTTATCGGCATCATGCCTTTAACAAACTCAAGAAATGCCGAGTTCCTTCATCATGAAGTGCCTGGCATTAAACTGGCGGATGAAACACTCCAACGAATGAAGGCATGCGAAGGAGATCGAGAAGCTTCCGCTCGTGAAGGAGTCAACATTGCTAAAGAACTCATCGACACAGCCGCTAAGCTGTTTAACGGCATTTATTTGATCACACCTTTTTTACGCTATGAAATGTCTATTCAATTAATCAACTACATTGAACAACTTGATGGAAAAATAAAGGAAAGAGGGATCGCTCATGTCCAATCCACATCCAATTGA
- a CDS encoding DMT family transporter → MNQLRYSLFVLLGACSYGLHSSLVKLTTNAGYQAEQATGAQYFFGLLLLLVVVLFTKRVKLNMKQIGSLLGLGILLSLTGVFYATSIEQLSASMAIVLLFQFTWIGIVIESIYLRTFPSNLKLISIVFLWGGTLLAGGLVSGHMDWMSETKGLVFGFLAAVTFALFIFFSGKAGKGVPTIQRSLIITAGGFLTVLLFVPPTFIVDGTLTGGLWKYGLLVGLFGVVLPVILFAIGTPHIDSGTATIVGAAELPAAILSAMLILGEQITPEQATGVLLILIGIVVPQWRSKKATHPKKVYMN, encoded by the coding sequence TTGAATCAGCTTCGTTATTCTTTATTCGTCTTATTAGGAGCTTGTAGCTATGGCTTGCATTCATCGTTAGTTAAACTGACGACAAATGCAGGCTATCAGGCGGAACAGGCGACTGGTGCTCAATATTTTTTTGGATTGCTTTTATTATTAGTGGTTGTGTTGTTTACGAAACGAGTGAAATTAAATATGAAACAGATTGGCTCATTGTTGGGTCTTGGGATTTTACTAAGCTTAACAGGTGTGTTTTATGCGACTAGTATCGAACAATTATCAGCTTCTATGGCAATTGTTTTACTCTTTCAATTTACTTGGATCGGTATTGTCATTGAGTCTATTTATTTAAGAACATTCCCATCGAATTTAAAGTTAATTTCGATTGTTTTTCTATGGGGAGGCACATTGTTAGCTGGAGGCCTTGTATCCGGTCATATGGATTGGATGAGCGAGACAAAAGGACTCGTGTTTGGCTTTTTAGCGGCTGTTACGTTTGCTTTATTTATTTTCTTTAGTGGAAAAGCAGGGAAAGGGGTACCGACGATTCAAAGAAGTTTAATCATTACGGCCGGCGGATTTTTGACCGTATTATTATTTGTACCGCCTACATTTATTGTGGATGGAACGCTTACTGGTGGTCTATGGAAATATGGCTTGCTCGTTGGGCTGTTCGGTGTAGTCTTACCAGTGATTTTGTTTGCGATTGGGACACCGCATATTGATTCTGGAACGGCAACGATTGTTGGAGCAGCAGAATTACCAGCTGCCATTTTATCAGCTATGCTTATTCTTGGTGAACAGATTACTCCGGAGCAGGCAACTGGTGTGTTATTGATTTTAATTGGAATTGTCGTTCCACAGTGGCGTTCAAAAAAAGCAACGCATCCGAAGAAAGTGTATATGAATTGA
- a CDS encoding PaaI family thioesterase codes for MATTLELIKEDFKNNSFFQYIGFEIVEFEEDRVKIKLDIKEVLLNTNGTLHGGVYATMLDFIQGMLLRAVTKERCVTTNLTTHFLGSVSSGEIFAEAMILQLGYKLAFLEGEITDTDGRLLGKATGTFKIIREK; via the coding sequence GTGGCTACAACATTAGAATTGATAAAAGAGGATTTTAAAAATAACTCATTTTTTCAGTATATTGGATTTGAAATTGTCGAGTTTGAGGAGGATCGGGTGAAGATCAAGCTAGATATTAAAGAAGTGTTATTGAATACGAATGGTACTCTACATGGAGGCGTTTATGCGACGATGCTTGATTTTATTCAAGGAATGCTGCTTCGGGCGGTAACAAAGGAAAGATGCGTGACGACTAATTTAACGACTCATTTTCTTGGTAGTGTATCCTCGGGCGAAATATTTGCTGAAGCAATGATTCTTCAGCTAGGATACAAACTTGCTTTTCTTGAAGGGGAAATAACAGATACGGACGGACGGCTACTTGGGAAAGCAACAGGGACATTTAAGATCATTCGAGAAAAGTAA
- a CDS encoding nitric oxide synthase oxygenase: protein MQLWNDARFFIEQCYQELNKSEVERTKRLQEIKKEIETTGSYAHTYEELVHGARMAWRNSNRCIGRLFWQTLHVFDEREARTEEDVFQALEKHVEYATNDGKIRPVITIFPPSVPNREDVRIWNHQLMRYAGYETEAGSIGDPSSVDFTRQCEKLGWQGKGTNFDLLPWVVQIGSKSPEWKETPKALMKEVELVHPEFPWFRELGLKWYAVPIISDMKLEIGGLEYKSAPFNGWYMGTEIGARNLADEFRYNLLPVIAERMELNTSKASALWKDRALIELNVAVLHSFKEAGVSIVDHHTAAQQFKVFEQNEEQAGRALTGDWTWLIPPISPAATHIFHQEYHDTIQTPNYFYQDKPY from the coding sequence ATGCAACTTTGGAACGATGCGAGGTTTTTCATTGAACAATGTTACCAAGAATTAAATAAGTCGGAAGTTGAACGAACAAAGCGTTTGCAAGAGATTAAAAAGGAAATCGAAACGACCGGAAGTTATGCTCACACATATGAAGAGTTAGTACATGGTGCGCGAATGGCTTGGCGCAATAGTAATCGTTGCATTGGTCGCTTGTTTTGGCAAACGCTTCATGTGTTTGATGAAAGGGAGGCACGTACAGAAGAGGACGTATTCCAAGCACTTGAGAAGCATGTTGAGTATGCTACAAATGACGGCAAAATTCGCCCTGTTATTACTATATTTCCACCATCTGTGCCAAATCGAGAAGATGTGCGGATTTGGAATCATCAATTAATGCGTTATGCCGGCTATGAAACAGAGGCAGGGAGCATTGGTGATCCTTCGTCAGTGGACTTTACGAGGCAATGTGAAAAACTAGGATGGCAGGGAAAAGGCACGAATTTTGATTTGCTGCCATGGGTGGTACAAATTGGCAGTAAGTCTCCCGAGTGGAAGGAAACACCAAAGGCGTTGATGAAGGAAGTTGAACTTGTTCATCCGGAATTCCCGTGGTTTCGTGAGCTTGGTCTGAAATGGTATGCAGTACCGATCATTTCTGATATGAAGTTGGAAATTGGTGGTTTAGAATACAAGTCTGCTCCATTTAATGGCTGGTATATGGGAACAGAAATTGGTGCGCGTAATTTAGCAGATGAGTTTCGATATAATTTGCTTCCGGTCATTGCTGAACGAATGGAGTTAAATACAAGCAAGGCATCGGCACTTTGGAAGGATCGAGCGCTTATTGAATTAAATGTGGCTGTGTTGCATTCTTTTAAAGAAGCGGGTGTCAGTATTGTCGATCATCATACAGCGGCTCAGCAGTTTAAAGTTTTCGAACAAAATGAGGAGCAAGCAGGACGAGCATTAACGGGAGATTGGACATGGTTAATTCCACCGATTTCGCCAGCTGCGACTCATATTTTTCACCAGGAATATCATGATACCATTCAAACACCGAATTACTTTTATCAAGACAAACCGTATTAA
- the mreBH gene encoding rod-share determining protein MreBH — protein sequence MFGQAELGIDLGTANLLVYSKDKGIIVNEPSVVAIDQQTRKVLAVGSDAKEMIGKTPGRIVATRPMKDGVIADFDITSEMLKGLMRKAGKELGLNLRKPTVVVCVPSGATSVEKRAIEDAIKSSGAKEVHLIEEPVAAAIGADLPVEEPIANLIVDIGGGTTEVAIISYGGIVTCNSIRLAGDKLDEDIVLYIKKTYNLLIGERTAENIKMEIGYALIEHEEQKMAVRGRDLLTGLPKTIEVSSYEIQKAIKEALLTILETIRTTLETCPPELSGDIVDRGVVLSGGGALIKGMQEWISREIIIPVHLAPNPLESVAIGTGRSLHVLKALQKAKS from the coding sequence ATGTTTGGACAAGCAGAACTTGGGATTGATTTAGGAACCGCCAATTTATTGGTTTATAGTAAAGATAAAGGGATTATTGTTAATGAACCATCTGTTGTTGCCATTGATCAACAGACAAGAAAGGTGTTAGCGGTTGGCTCTGATGCAAAGGAGATGATTGGGAAAACACCTGGTCGCATTGTTGCTACTCGCCCAATGAAGGATGGCGTCATTGCCGACTTTGATATCACATCAGAGATGCTGAAAGGTTTGATGCGAAAAGCGGGTAAAGAGTTGGGGTTAAATTTGCGAAAACCGACTGTTGTCGTTTGTGTACCTTCAGGAGCCACTTCTGTTGAAAAAAGAGCGATTGAAGATGCCATTAAAAGTAGTGGGGCCAAGGAAGTGCATTTAATTGAAGAGCCTGTCGCTGCTGCTATTGGAGCCGACTTGCCAGTAGAAGAACCCATTGCTAATTTAATTGTAGATATTGGTGGCGGTACGACAGAAGTCGCCATCATTTCTTATGGAGGAATTGTGACTTGTAATTCCATCCGCCTTGCAGGTGATAAACTTGATGAAGATATTGTCCTATACATCAAAAAAACTTACAACTTACTCATTGGTGAACGGACTGCTGAAAATATTAAAATGGAGATTGGCTATGCCTTGATTGAGCATGAGGAACAAAAGATGGCTGTTCGCGGTCGTGATCTTTTGACGGGATTGCCAAAAACCATCGAAGTGAGTTCGTATGAAATCCAAAAGGCGATAAAAGAGGCATTGCTTACCATTTTAGAAACCATTCGGACGACATTAGAAACCTGTCCACCAGAGCTTAGTGGAGATATTGTTGACAGAGGTGTGGTCTTAAGTGGAGGCGGCGCCTTAATAAAAGGAATGCAGGAATGGATTAGCAGAGAAATTATCATCCCTGTTCACCTCGCACCTAATCCGTTAGAATCGGTGGCTATTGGGACCGGTCGCTCTTTACATGTGTTGAAAGCTCTACAAAAAGCGAAAAGCTAA
- a CDS encoding acyl-CoA thioesterase has protein sequence MREKRLMKDTLSIKTSYVLPPDTNHHGTLFGGKLMAYIDDIASITATKLARKPVVTASTDSVDFLKPIRVGDAVTLEAMVSYTGTTSMEVFVKVLSENLLTGESSVAALSFLTFVALDENGKPVTVPEVVPESKEEKWLNETAVNRAGHRKARKKYSKELADFFANSEE, from the coding sequence ATGAGGGAAAAAAGATTAATGAAAGACACATTATCTATAAAAACAAGCTACGTGCTCCCACCCGATACAAACCATCATGGTACGCTATTCGGTGGAAAATTAATGGCCTATATTGATGATATCGCTTCAATCACAGCGACGAAACTAGCGAGAAAGCCTGTTGTAACTGCTTCTACCGATTCCGTAGACTTTTTGAAGCCAATTCGTGTCGGTGATGCTGTCACACTAGAAGCGATGGTTTCTTACACAGGGACCACAAGTATGGAAGTATTTGTAAAGGTTTTATCAGAAAACTTATTAACAGGAGAATCATCAGTTGCTGCTCTCTCCTTCCTAACATTCGTTGCATTAGACGAAAACGGAAAACCTGTCACAGTTCCTGAAGTAGTACCGGAATCAAAAGAGGAAAAATGGTTAAATGAGACAGCTGTGAACCGTGCTGGGCATCGGAAAGCCCGTAAAAAATATAGCAAAGAACTAGCCGACTTCTTCGCTAACTCAGAAGAATAA
- the argF gene encoding ornithine carbamoyltransferase — protein sequence MGTQTMKTDNMHGLDFLKLIDFSSEEIAALIELADDMKKNKEKYLDSLKGQILGMIFEKHSTRTRVSFEAAMLQLGGHAMFLSSNDLQVGRGETIEDTGKVLSGYLDGIMIRTHSHSRIEALAEAASIPVINGLTDLYHPCQALADLLTVYELKGSFKGNKMVYIGDGNNVAHSLMIASVMVGMDFALTAPVGYEAAPQVVEIAQKISEQTGAKLTFTEDPLEAVKGADFIYTDVWTSMGQEEEAKERLQVFAPYQVNDQLMAVANPDCKFMHCLPAHRGEEVSASVMDGEKSVVFQQAENRMHAQKAVLYSLMKK from the coding sequence ATGGGGACTCAAACAATGAAGACAGATAATATGCATGGACTAGACTTTTTAAAGTTAATCGATTTTTCTTCGGAAGAGATAGCAGCACTTATTGAATTAGCAGATGATATGAAAAAAAATAAAGAAAAATACCTTGATAGCTTAAAGGGACAAATTCTTGGGATGATTTTTGAAAAGCATTCGACTCGTACGCGTGTTTCTTTCGAAGCGGCGATGCTTCAACTTGGCGGGCATGCGATGTTTTTAAGTTCTAATGATCTTCAAGTGGGACGCGGCGAAACGATTGAAGATACAGGAAAAGTATTATCCGGTTATTTAGATGGAATTATGATTCGTACCCATAGCCATTCAAGAATTGAAGCATTGGCTGAGGCGGCGAGTATTCCCGTCATTAATGGCTTAACGGATTTATATCATCCTTGCCAGGCGTTGGCCGATTTATTAACTGTTTATGAATTAAAAGGTAGCTTTAAAGGAAATAAAATGGTGTATATAGGAGATGGAAATAACGTTGCTCATTCGCTTATGATTGCTTCGGTGATGGTGGGAATGGATTTCGCGTTAACGGCACCAGTAGGTTATGAAGCCGCTCCTCAAGTAGTAGAAATAGCACAAAAAATTAGCGAGCAAACAGGGGCGAAATTGACATTTACGGAAGATCCGTTAGAAGCGGTGAAAGGGGCCGACTTCATTTACACGGATGTATGGACGAGTATGGGACAGGAGGAGGAAGCGAAGGAGCGCTTACAAGTGTTTGCTCCTTATCAAGTGAACGACCAACTAATGGCAGTTGCGAATCCAGATTGTAAATTTATGCATTGCCTTCCTGCTCATCGCGGAGAAGAAGTATCAGCAAGTGTGATGGATGGAGAGAAGTCCGTTGTGTTCCAGCAAGCGGAGAATCGGATGCACGCACAAAAAGCGGTACTTTATAGCTTAATGAAAAAATAA
- a CDS encoding LysR family transcriptional regulator, whose protein sequence is MELRQIKYFMEVAKEEHVTEAAYRLHVAQSAVSRQIAKLEDELGVDLFLREGRNVKLTYAGKIFLQHIESAMNEIDKAVAAVNDYLNPATGKIRLGFPNSLATKTLPRVISAFRKQYSDIGFDFHQGSNKELRDLVQEGEIDIAFVSPVPEKAADIDTHVFFSERMRVLLPSQHPLAKQETVNLRELKDDQFVLFRTGYDMRKLVLEACQQVNFEPHVGFESEDIYTIKGLVEAGLGVTLLPETLLVDQTPHGTVSLPISIPMIARTVGVIITTVRELPPSEKMFYHFLIDYYKRLNQFSL, encoded by the coding sequence ATGGAACTTCGTCAAATCAAATATTTTATGGAAGTGGCGAAAGAAGAGCATGTAACAGAAGCGGCTTATCGGCTGCATGTTGCTCAGTCAGCCGTCAGCCGGCAAATTGCCAAGCTAGAGGATGAACTTGGTGTCGATTTGTTTTTACGTGAGGGCCGAAATGTCAAACTAACCTATGCTGGGAAAATATTTTTACAGCATATCGAATCGGCGATGAATGAGATCGATAAAGCAGTGGCCGCAGTCAATGATTATTTAAATCCTGCAACAGGAAAAATCCGTCTCGGTTTTCCGAATTCGTTAGCGACAAAGACATTACCGCGAGTGATTTCTGCTTTTCGAAAGCAATATTCAGATATCGGCTTTGACTTTCATCAAGGTTCCAACAAAGAATTAAGAGATCTAGTCCAAGAAGGCGAGATCGATATTGCCTTCGTATCACCAGTGCCAGAAAAAGCAGCCGACATCGATACACATGTGTTTTTTTCGGAACGAATGCGAGTGCTTCTACCAAGCCAACATCCATTAGCTAAACAGGAAACAGTCAATTTAAGAGAGCTGAAAGATGATCAATTTGTTCTTTTTCGCACCGGGTATGATATGAGAAAGCTCGTCCTTGAAGCGTGCCAACAAGTCAATTTTGAACCGCACGTCGGCTTTGAAAGTGAAGATATTTATACGATTAAAGGGCTTGTCGAAGCGGGCCTCGGTGTGACATTGTTGCCGGAAACATTGCTTGTAGACCAAACACCACATGGGACTGTGAGCCTGCCCATTAGTATACCAATGATTGCTCGAACTGTTGGCGTCATCATCACAACAGTAAGAGAGCTGCCGCCATCAGAAAAAATGTTTTATCACTTTTTGATCGACTACTACAAGCGATTGAATCAATTTAGTTTGTAG
- a CDS encoding aminopeptidase, with the protein MTSFQQTLEKYAELAVKVGVNIQTGQTLVINASTDSVQFVRLIVKKAYEVGAKHVNVEWSDDTVTRLKYDLAPDEAFTEFPKWRAQMLEELAEEGAAFMSVISSSPDLLKGVHSERIANFQKATGQALNKYRQFIQSDKVSWCVIAAPSEAWAQKVFPDLPQEEQVPALWDAIFKAVRADADQPVEAWKQHDQTLHTKVDYLNNKRYKSLHYTASGTDLTIDLPEGHLWVGAGSINEKGDEFMANMPTEEVFTVPHKTGVNGRVSSTKPLSYGGNIIDEFTITFENGRITEVTAKEGEEVLKKLVETDEGSHYLGEIALVPHHSPISESNILFYNTLFDENASNHLAIGSAYAFCIEGGKTMSQEELEKNGLNTSITHVDFMIGSEQMNIDGITADGQKEAIFRNGNWAEGI; encoded by the coding sequence ATGACAAGTTTCCAACAAACTTTAGAAAAATATGCGGAGTTAGCTGTTAAAGTTGGTGTCAATATTCAAACAGGACAAACTTTGGTCATCAATGCCTCCACCGACTCCGTACAATTTGTTCGCTTAATTGTGAAAAAAGCATATGAAGTTGGCGCGAAGCACGTCAATGTAGAATGGAGCGATGACACTGTTACTCGGTTAAAATATGACCTTGCTCCTGATGAAGCTTTTACCGAGTTCCCTAAATGGCGAGCACAAATGCTTGAAGAATTAGCCGAAGAAGGGGCTGCCTTTATGTCAGTCATCTCTTCTAGCCCCGACTTGTTAAAAGGTGTCCATTCTGAACGAATTGCAAACTTCCAAAAAGCGACTGGGCAAGCATTGAATAAATACCGTCAATTTATTCAGTCTGACAAAGTGAGCTGGTGTGTCATTGCTGCTCCATCCGAAGCTTGGGCACAAAAGGTATTCCCGGATCTCCCTCAAGAAGAGCAGGTTCCTGCTTTATGGGACGCAATTTTTAAAGCGGTACGCGCGGACGCCGATCAGCCAGTTGAAGCTTGGAAACAGCATGATCAAACCCTGCATACAAAGGTTGATTATTTAAATAACAAACGCTACAAATCGCTTCACTACACAGCTTCAGGCACTGACTTAACAATTGATTTGCCTGAAGGTCACTTATGGGTCGGAGCTGGCAGCATCAATGAAAAAGGCGATGAATTTATGGCCAATATGCCAACTGAAGAGGTCTTTACTGTTCCTCACAAAACCGGTGTGAATGGTCGCGTGTCTAGCACAAAGCCATTAAGCTATGGCGGTAACATCATCGATGAATTCACTATCACGTTTGAAAATGGCCGCATTACAGAAGTGACGGCAAAAGAAGGCGAAGAAGTGTTGAAGAAGCTCGTAGAAACGGATGAAGGTTCACATTACCTTGGAGAAATCGCGCTTGTCCCGCACCATTCGCCAATCTCTGAGTCAAACATTCTTTTTTACAACACCTTATTTGATGAAAATGCCTCTAATCACTTAGCAATCGGCAGTGCCTATGCCTTCTGTATTGAAGGAGGTAAAACGATGTCTCAAGAAGAACTCGAAAAAAATGGGTTAAACACAAGTATCACACACGTTGACTTTATGATTGGTTCGGAACAAATGAACATCGACGGTATCACAGCTGATGGACAAAAAGAAGCAATTTTCCGCAACGGCAACTGGGCGGAAGGAATTTAA
- a CDS encoding Rrf2 family transcriptional regulator codes for MRLTLYTDYSLRVLIYLASKEQNELANIKDIAEAYKISKNHLMKVTYELGKIGLIETIRGRGGGIRLAMSPKDINIGQVVRQTEDDFHLVECFNKETNQCLITSVCGLKHVLFQALQAYLAVLDQYTLQDIADEPNMLKVLFQKNPEES; via the coding sequence ATGAGACTAACGCTTTACACAGATTATTCTTTACGAGTACTCATTTATTTAGCCTCTAAAGAGCAAAATGAGCTAGCTAATATTAAAGACATAGCAGAAGCCTACAAAATATCTAAAAATCATTTAATGAAAGTAACGTATGAACTTGGCAAGATAGGCTTGATTGAAACCATTCGAGGTCGCGGCGGTGGCATCCGACTCGCCATGTCTCCAAAGGACATTAACATCGGGCAAGTGGTGCGGCAAACAGAAGATGATTTTCATTTAGTGGAATGCTTTAATAAGGAAACGAATCAATGCCTTATTACCTCTGTTTGCGGATTGAAGCACGTTCTTTTCCAAGCACTGCAAGCCTATCTTGCTGTTCTTGATCAATACACGTTACAAGATATTGCGGATGAACCAAACATGCTAAAAGTCTTATTCCAAAAAAATCCCGAAGAGTCATAA
- the hmpA gene encoding NO-inducible flavohemoprotein: MLSEKTIEIVKATAPVLEVKGKEITTYFYKTMFADHPELLNIFNHANQEKGRQQTALANTVYAAAKYIDQLEVLIPAVKQIGHKHRSLAVKPEHYPIVGEYLLKAIKEVLGEAATDDIINAWAEAYGVIAKVFIDVEAEMYKEASEQSGGWLDFKEFEVVDKKEESSIITSFYLKPKDGVKLPSYLPGQYITIKLQIPGEEYILNRQYSLSAAPAHDYYRISVKKEMEQKPEGKMSNYLHEHVSIGDTVEVSAPAGDFHLDMESKAPIALISGGVGITPMMSMLETLAVEKSDRPVVFIHASRKEEVHAFKEDTKQFIEQLQDGRGYVKYEHIDGYISEEFLKDVVRQDSICYVCGPAPFMEVIIRHLKANGISDEHIRYEFFGPAMTLQA, encoded by the coding sequence ATGTTATCAGAAAAAACAATTGAAATTGTCAAAGCAACTGCTCCAGTACTTGAAGTAAAAGGAAAAGAAATCACAACTTATTTTTATAAAACGATGTTCGCGGATCATCCCGAATTATTAAATATTTTCAACCATGCCAATCAAGAGAAGGGACGCCAACAAACAGCTTTAGCGAATACAGTGTATGCGGCAGCGAAATATATTGATCAGCTAGAAGTGCTCATTCCAGCGGTGAAGCAAATTGGCCATAAGCATCGCAGTTTAGCGGTTAAGCCAGAGCATTATCCAATTGTAGGAGAATATTTATTAAAAGCCATTAAGGAAGTGCTTGGTGAGGCAGCAACGGATGATATTATTAACGCATGGGCCGAAGCATATGGCGTGATTGCCAAAGTATTTATTGATGTAGAAGCGGAAATGTATAAAGAAGCAAGTGAACAATCAGGAGGATGGTTGGATTTTAAGGAGTTTGAAGTCGTTGATAAAAAAGAGGAAAGCTCCATCATTACATCTTTTTACTTAAAACCAAAAGATGGCGTCAAACTTCCATCTTATTTACCAGGACAATACATTACCATTAAGCTTCAAATCCCTGGAGAGGAATATATTTTAAATCGTCAATATAGCTTATCTGCTGCGCCAGCTCATGATTATTACCGCATTTCTGTGAAAAAGGAAATGGAGCAAAAACCTGAAGGTAAGATGTCTAATTATTTACATGAACATGTGAGCATCGGTGATACCGTTGAAGTAAGTGCACCAGCCGGCGATTTCCACTTAGATATGGAAAGCAAAGCTCCTATTGCTTTGATCAGTGGGGGAGTAGGTATTACACCAATGATGAGTATGCTTGAAACACTAGCTGTAGAGAAAAGTGATCGTCCAGTTGTCTTCATTCATGCTTCTCGCAAGGAAGAAGTTCATGCCTTTAAAGAAGACACGAAGCAATTTATTGAACAGTTGCAAGATGGACGGGGTTACGTTAAATATGAACATATAGATGGCTATATTAGCGAAGAGTTTTTAAAAGATGTTGTGCGCCAAGACAGCATTTGCTATGTATGCGGACCTGCACCGTTTATGGAGGTGATCATCCGCCATTTAAAAGCGAATGGTATAAGTGATGAGCATATTCGATATGAATTCTTTGGACCAGCAATGACTTTGCAAGCATGA